The proteins below are encoded in one region of Helianthus annuus cultivar XRQ/B chromosome 2, HanXRQr2.0-SUNRISE, whole genome shotgun sequence:
- the LOC110898195 gene encoding uncharacterized protein LOC110898195 translates to MSGFVNKFSEEFNKIYTSGRRSGMSYEDVFKKASDVYKTNHKTTFAHVRAWEVMRTAPKWAPVPNEVEMAKRQKNSETGSFSVAGSDARCHINLNNDDEFDEEEYAVREVERPPCRDKSKKEVTSKKEKQKVDPKMEEFMTQFKTYTEVTTQKAKAKERAVEEKARVAGEKLRLADDKVRLKEWDILTMDVDNYPEPKRSTLKNVDD, encoded by the coding sequence ATGAGTGGGTTCGTCAACAAGTTTTCGGAggaatttaataaaatatatacaagTGGGCGTCGTAGTGGGATGAGCTACGAGGATGTCTTCAAAAAGGCATCAGATGTTTACAAGACAAACCACAAAACCACGTTCGCACACGTTCGGGCTTGGGAAGTTATGCGAACGGCCCCAAAGTGGGCGCCGGTTCCCAACGAGGTGGAGATGGCAAAACGTCAAAAAAACTCGGAGACCGGTAGTTTTAGCGTCGCCGGCTCGGACGCGAGATGTCACATAAATTTAAACAACGACGACGAGTTCGATGAAGAAGAGTACGCTGTAAGGGAAGTGGAACGTCCCCCGTGTCGGGACAAATCAAAGAAGGAGGTGACCTCAAAGAAAGAAAAGCAAAAGGTCGATCCGAAGATGGAGGAGTTTATGACGCAATTTAAAACTTACACGGAGGTCACGACCCAAAAGGCAAAGGCGAAGGAACGGGCAGTCGAAGAAAAGGCACGCGTGGCGGGAGAAAAGTTACGATTGGCCGATGATAAGGTTCGGCTCAAAGAGTGGGATATATTGACAATGGATGTTGATAATTATCCCGAACCAAAACGCTCGACTTTAAAAAATGTGGatgattaa